One window from the genome of Podospora pseudocomata strain CBS 415.72m chromosome 6, whole genome shotgun sequence encodes:
- a CDS encoding hypothetical protein (COG:S; EggNog:ENOG503P6E4) encodes MGCCLSREGESGSPYTTGGGASSSARAINEQPQTTRAHVHGGHDGHASGSRRRHRHSQQPLDQHINKPLRLHEWTSYNRTWTSRELRQERIEFFDTRVTGRQEIWQTLHAVLEVLWASAEAVRNGQVGRRSEDDGPSEEDPAIALATAQSILDAADITLPTGDLYNGAYDAFGNYYQLPHHIVADPTNLEWRPGWEHEDLDDTKADLTAGEETTEERDDLEDEAERRREEKGKGVVDVKDLIAIRARLSDGSKDVNVSVGKGDSVRSLARQIAEDANLPPSKKIRIAYMGRVLKESTPLLEQGYKQGHVVNALVFNR; translated from the exons GGTTGCTGTCTTTCCCGAGAGGGCGAATCGGGCTCGCCCTACACAACTGGCGGCGGCGCATCTAGTTCCGCGCGAGCAATCAATGAACAGCCCCAAACAACCCGAGCTCACGTCCACGGTGGACATGATGGGCACGCCTCTGGATCGCGCCGGCGGCATAGACACAGTCAGCAGCCTCTCGACCAACATATCAACAAGCCTTTACGACTGCACGAGTGGACCAGCTACAATCGGACGTGGACCTCCAGGGAGCTGCGACAGGAGAGGATAGAGTTCTTCGATACTCGGGTGACTGGGCGACAGGAAATCTGGCAAACACTACACGCTGTGCTGGAGGTTTTGTGGGCATCCGCAGAGGCTGTGCGCAATGGGCAGGTTGGGAGGAGAAGTGAAGATGATGGGCCTAGCGAAGAGGACCCGGCGATAGCACTGGCGACAGCCCAGAGCATTCTCGATGCTGCCGATATCACGCTGCCGACAGGAGACTTGTACAATGGGGCCTACGATGCGTTTGGAAACTACTACCAACTACCACATCACATCGTGGCGGATCCAACGAATTTGGAATGGCGGCCAGGCTGGGAACATGAGGATTTGGATGACACCAAGGCAGACTTGACTGCCGGGGAGGAGACCACCGAGGAACGGGACGACCTCGAAGACGAGGCCGAGAGGAGGCGTGAGGAAAAGGgcaagggggtggttgatgttaAGGATCTCATCGCCATCAGAGCCAGGCTGAGTGATGGATCGAAAGATGTCAACGTCTCAGTTGGCAAGGGAGACTCTGTAAGAAGTCTGGCTAGACAGATCGCAGAGGATGCAAAT CTACCTCCCAGCAAGAAGATTCGCATCGCCTACATGGGCAGGGTTCTGAAGGAGAGTACGCCTCTGCTCGAGCAGGGCTACAAGCAGGGTCATGTTGTCAATGCTTTAGTGTTCAACCGGTAG